The Pontibacter sp. SGAir0037 DNA segment ATGCAGCTACTCCTGTTCTATAACTGGAACGACTCTGGTCTTGTTATTACATTTTTTCTCCTGCCCGAATCCTTCTGGTGATGCTGTTGCGCTAAAATTTAACCTGTAAAAGAATAAGAAGCATAATGTGTGCAACAGTACAGGAAAAGGCTGACACAGGGTTCTGACAGCATCCATCTCATTTTACAATACCTCCTGCTTGGCTTTATAGAACAAATAGCACTTTCCGCCAGGCATTCTTAAATTCTGATTTATGTTTTTGCAGTGACTGAGGCTCTGGGATTACAACATCAAGAAGTTGCATCTACTATTACTCCCTCAGCTAAAAAAACCATCATGTCACAAAATTTAAAGTTCATCAATACCACCCAGTCTGCCTTCTTTGCCACGGTCCGGAAGCGGGTAGACTCTTATTTCAAAGAGCAGGGCATTTCCAAGAATGGAAACGTAAGGATTTGGGTGAAGGCAGCTTTCTTCCTTTTAAGCTTCTTTACGCTATATTTCTTCATCCTTTCCGGCTCCTTCAGTGCCTGGGCAACACTCGGCATGGCAGCAGCTTTGGGGGCATTTGCAGCCTTTATTGGCTTTAACATTTGCCACGACGCCATACATGGCTCTTTCTCCGGGAACAGCAAAATTAACAGAGTCCTTAGCTATCTCTTTTATCTTATCGGAGCTAATCCATACCTCTGGAATATCTCACATAACATTGTACACCATACTTTTACAAACATACCGGGCCACGATGAAGACATTGAGGTTGCCCCGGGTTTGATACGCTTAGATGAAAGCGAGAAAGTGAACAGGGTGCAACGTTACCAACACCTGTATGCTTTCTGGTTATATGGCTTGGCCTCCCTGTCCTGGGTGTTGCGGAAAGACTATGTAAAATTCTTTCAGAAGCAGATTGGGCAGCACACAAAAAGCCATCCTAAAAGAGAGTACTTCAACCTGTTCTTCTATAAGATACTGCATTACTTCCTGTTTATAGGCCTGCCTCTGCTGTTGCTGAACCTTAACTGGTGGCAGGCTGCGCTGGGGTTCCTGGTAATGCATCTGGCCGAAGGTATGGTAATGGGACTTGTCTTTCAGCTGGCTCACGTGGTGGAGGGTACTGCGTTCCCTCTTCCAAACAACCAGGGCAATGTGGAGGAGGCCTGGGCGGATCATCAGATGCGGACTACTGCCAATTTTGCTCCTCAAAGCTCTCTGGCCAGCTTCCTGCTCGGAGGCTTGAACAGGCAGATTGAGCATCACCTCTTCCCGAAGGTCAGCCATGTGCACTATCCTGCAATTTCTGTTATTGTAAAGCAAACGGCTCAGGAGTTTAACCTGCCATACCTGGAAAGCAAAAGTTTCTGGACTGCTATACAGTCTCACTACAAGGTGCTCAAAAAATTAGGAAAAGAGGCATACGAAAAGCAGACTGCTGGCATTGCCGCAATAAACCCTGCTTAATTCTTGTTTTTTATCGACACCTTTTACCAGTCACCATTTCCTGAAAGTACTTAAAAAAAAGGCTGCCCGACACTTTATGCCCGGGCAGCCTCTTTTTTTAAGCACTGGATAAACTAGGCCTGCTTTACCAGCTGCACTTCACCCTGAATCTTCAGTTCTTCGCCCAGCATGACACCACCTGTCTCAAGCGCTGCATTGTAGTTTATTCCCCAGTCTTTTCGGTTAATTTTACCACTGATAGAGAAACCAGCTTTCACATTGCCCCAAGGGTCTGTCGCGACACCATTGTTCTCTACCGTAAGCTTCACAGGTTTGGTAGTTTCCTTTATTGTAAGATCTCCGAACAGGTTGAAAGTGTCGTCGTCTACTTTTTCCACTTTCGTAGAAACAAACTTCATATTCGGGTGGTTTTCCACACCAAAGAAGTCGGCGTTACGCAGGTGCTCATCGCGCTGCGCATTACTTGTATCAATAGAGGCCGGGTTAATATTTGCCACTACTTTTGCACCAGCGAAATCTTCTCCGGCTGTTTCAGCCTCTACATCAAACTGTGTGAACTTACCTGTTACGTTGGAAATCATCAGGTGCTTAATTTTAAAGCCAAGTTCGCTGTGGGATAGGTCCAGTGACCATTTAGTTGTTGACATTGTTATGTATGCTAAAGTTAAAGTTATATGAAAAAATTAATAATGTTATATTTTCTAACACTGTTAGGTATAATGCAAAAAAAATTATGCCTTCATACTTGAGATAAAGCCACGTATAAAATCTTTCAGCACCATCTGGTTCATGTCTTCTCTGCCTTCCTCTGCTCCCATCATGTTAATAGATACTAGCCCGTGCAACATAGACCAGAAGGTGTGCAGCTTCAGAAACGGATCGGTATCGGGGCTGTTACCGGAAGCAATCAGTCCGTGAATAGGCTCCAGCACCAACTCGCTAAAAGTTGCCAGTTCGTTTATCTGGTTCACCTTTTCACAGGAAGGAATGCCTAACCCGTACATCACCTGGTAATAAGCCTTTTGACTGAAAGCGAATTTCCAATATGCATCTGCCATTGCCTCCACCTGCTTTTCGTAGCTGCCTGCACCTGCTTTTGCTTTAATCAGTTCCTGGTTCAGATGCTGAAAACCCTGCTTGGTTAACTCGAGCAGAATAGCTTCTTTATTAGCGAAATGATCATATATCACAGGAACGCTGTACTCAATTACCTCCGCAATTTTGCGAATAGAAAGCGCCTGCCACCCATCCTGTACGACAAGCTCCCAAGCTGCCTCCAGAATAGAAGAGCGTAGCTCCTCTTTGTGCCGTTTCTTTCTTTCTGCTATTCCCATTTTATATCTGTTAAATTACCTAACAGTGTTAACAAAAGTAAGAGTTCATTTTGAAATAACAAAGCTTAGTAGTATCATGCACCATATTTAATGCTGCCAGAGGCTGCTGCCTTTGTTGCAATATTTTATACTCATCCTTGGCGTAGTTAGCGAACTACGCGTAAAAACTTAACATTTAAACCAAAGCATTTTATTCGTATGCAAATAGCCATTACAGGAGCTACGGGGCAACTGGGCCGTCTCGTGGTTGAAAAGCTGAAAGAAAAAACATCCTCTGAGCACATTGTTGCGCTTGTTCGCTCACCTCAGAAAGCTGCTGACCTGGGTGTGGAAGCCAGGGAAGCTGACTACAACAAACTTGAAACACTTCACCGGGCACTGGCCAGCATAAATACATTACTCCTGATTTCAGGAAGTGAAGTGGGGCAACGTGCTGTACAGCATCAAAATGTTATAGATGCGGCAAAACAGGCTGGTGTGAAACGAATCGTTTATACAAGCATTCTACATGCAGATACTTCTTCCATCAGCCTAGCAGAAGAACATCGCGCCACAGAAGCTGCCCTGAAGAATTCTGGCATTCCCTATACTATACTTCGTAATAGTTGGTATACAGAAAATTACACAGGTTCCATTCCGGGAGCACTTGCGGGTGGTGCCTTTATGGGTAGCGCAGGCGAAGGCAAAATTTCTTCGGCTACCCGGTTAGATTTTGCGGAGGCCGCTGTTGCTGTTTTGACCACGGAAGGACACGAAGGAAAGACATATGAACTGGCCGGAGATGAAGCCTATACCCTCAGCGAACTGGCTGCGGAAGTTTCCCGCCAGACAGGTACTACAATTCCTTACAAGAACTTGTCAGAGACTGATTATGCTGCTGCACTCACGGGCTTTGGCTTACCCGAAGGATTGGCGCAGGCGATTGCCGGATGGGATGCCGCCGCATCGGAAGGCAACCTGTTCGATGACAGCCATCAGCTCTCGGCACTCCTCAACAGGCCTACCACGCCCTTATCTGTTGCCGTAGCTGATGCCCTTCAATCAAATGCAAAAGCAGAGTAATTTTTAGTATCTCGTTCTGATCTGCTACAGGATACAACACAAAAAAGCCATCCCGTTTTTTCGGGATGGCTTTTAACATTGAAGCTGTTCCTTAAAGCTGCGCACTGGCTACTTTAGCCGGCTTTGTGTCTTTAATGGTTGCTGTGTCGGGCTGGATGGGATACAGGAACCGCTGCACATCTTTTAGGTACTGCAGGCTGCCGTTTGGCAGATTACTCAATACAATTAGGGCGCTATGGTCTTTTTTATTGCGCATGAGGTATGTAGTATACCCATGCCACAGTCCACCGTGGTATACCACGCTGTCGCCACTTTCCAGGGCTTTAATTCTCCACCCGAACCCGTAGTCTTCGGTTTTCTTTTTTTCTGTACGGGAGCCTTTAAATGCCTCTTCAAGAGTTTCCCGCTTAACCAGTTTCTGGGTATACAATGCCTGGTCCCATTTGTAAAGATCTTCTACAGTAGAGTATACGCCCTTATCTCCGAGCACCGTATCTAAATAGTCGGTGGTTCTTTTCTGCCTGCCACGGGTATGGCCGGTAGCAAATTTTCCCATATAAGCAGTCAGATCATCGCTAAAAGTAAAAGTATGCTTCATATCCAGCCGCTCAAAAATGCGCTCCCGCAAAAAAGTAGAAAAGGGCATCCCGGAAGCCTCGTCCACAATAGCCGCTAACAGGCAGTAGCCTGTATTGCTGTAATCGAAGCGTGTGTTGGGAGTGTAAAAAATCTTTGGCTGGTGTTGAACCATCAGATGCACCACATCCTGGTTGGTTAAAGGCTTCTTCCGGTCCGGCCACAGCTCATCGCTGAAATAGGTATAGTTTGGCAGCCCGGATCGATGGGTAAGCAGTTGCCGTATGGTAACGCCTTTATAGGGGAAATCAGGCAAATACTGCTGCACACTATCATCATACTGGAGCTTCCCCTGCTCTTTCAGCATCATAATGGCCATTGCCGTAAACTGTTTCGACACAGAGGCCAGCTGAAAGGCAGTTTCGGTGCTGAGGGAATCCTTGCGGTAGAAATCTGCATAACCAAAAGCCCCCTTATAGATCACTTGGTCATACTTTGTCACCAGCACGGTACCGTTAAAGCCTTTTCTCTTGTGCAGGTGAGTGAAAATTGAATCGAGCTGCTGCCCCATTTTCCGGGCACTGGCCTCTGTAAATGAAGCAGGTATGTCAACCTTCTCTCTATCGTCGCCTCTTCTCCAGAAGGAGAAACTACTCTGGCCTTCTTCTTCGGAACCGGAGCAGGAAACTAAAAACAAACTGAATAAGGATGCTGTTAGGCACCGCACTAATGGAAATTGTACTTTTAAAAAGGTCATACCTGAAAACCAACACGAGAAACAGTAGCAAATATAATTTACATTACCCTCCATTCTCAAACTGTTCACTAAAAAATGAGCCTGGCCAATCAGTAATTTATCAGATGCTTCCAGAGCGCTTCATGCTGATTTTACCGGCACGACCTTTACAACTGGTAGCCTGCCTTTGCAAGGACTTGGTCGAGCCGAAGCATCAGCTGTTTCAGACTTTTCAGTTCGTTCAGTTCCTCTGCCTCCAACAGTAACTGCAGGGAGCCATCAGAGGCATGCAGGCCCACCAGCGGGTAATGGTTATGGATGTGTGAAAATTTCCAATCGTTCTTATAGATGAATTCTACCCGGAGCGGAAGCTGTCGGAGGAAGGCTGCCCATTCCTGTTTTATGGTAAAGTTACCGTAGGTGAGCGCGCAAAGGCTACAGGCATAGGTGGCGGGTGAAATGATTTTATGTGCAAAATCGGTCATTTTGTTAAATAAACCCGTCTCGGCATTGTAAACGAAAAGCAGTTTCGGCTCCATACATCTTCTAACTTATAATATTTGCTGCACCACTCTTATCAGGGCTTTGTCAGGCCCAGCCAATCCTGTTTACTAAAGTTTCTGAAAACACGATCATCAGATTGTACCAGGTTGGAGGCAAGTTTGGCTTTGTTTTTCTGCATGATCAGGATCTTCTCCTCCACTGTGTCGGGGCAAACCAGGCGCGCGGCTATAACGTTCTTCTGCTGCCCGATACGGTAACTGCGGTCGATGGCCTGGTTTTCGACCGCCGGATTCCACCACGGGTCCACAATAAACACATAGTCGGCGGCCGTTAAGTTAAGACCAGTGCCGCCTGCTTTCAGGCTGATCAGGAATACCCTTGTTGCATCATCCTCCTGGAACCGGCTCACTACTTCTCCCCGGTTCCGGGTGCTGCCCGTCAGGTAAGCATGTTTGATCTCTTCCTTTACCAGCTCCTTTCTGATCAGGTCTAGCATCGACACAAACTGCGAGAACACCAGTATCTTATGTGTTTTGGAAACAGCCCGTACCTGCTCCAGCAGCATTTCTATTTTGGCCGAAGATTCACTGTAAAGCCCATCCTCCCCCAGCAGCAGCGGCGAATTACATATCTGCCGTAACCTGGTAATGCCTGCCAGCACATGCACCGATTGCTTTGGAAGTTCTTCTTCTGTACTGGCCGAAATAAATTCCCGGAACTCTTTTTCGTATGCATCATAAATCTTGCGCTGCTCCGGCCCCATTTCGCAGTATAAAATTACTTCTGTTTTTTCGGGTAATTCCGTAGCTACTTCCTGCTTTGTTCTTCGCAGTATAAACGGACTGATCCTGGCTTGTAAGGCGGCGGAACTGCGCCTGTCTTTGAATTTATCTATCGGTATGGCATAGGTGTTCCGAAAGAAGTTTCTGGAGCCCAACAGGCCGGGACAGGCAAAGGAAAGCTGGGCATAGATATCAAAGGTATTGTTTTCGAGCGGTGTACCCGAAAGTACTATCCTGTTCCGTGACTGAAGCAGACGTGCTGCCTTGTATCGCTGTGAGGCAATGTTTTTGATATTTTGGGACTCATCCAGGAAAACATAATGGAACCGGTACTGGCGCAGGAAGCTTATATCTGAAACAAGGGTACCATAGGTAGTCATAACCACATCGTAGGAATCGAACGAGTCGGCGGTTTTAGCCCGGTCGGCACCATGTAAAACATACAGCTTAAGGCCTGGTGCAAACCTACCGATTTCAGCTTTCCAGTTATAGAGGAGCGATGTTGGCACCACCAGCAGATGGGCTCCTTTTTCTGGCCTGCCTTTTAACAGCAGCATGAAAGCGATTACCTGCACCGATTTCCCCAGCCCCATATCATCGGCCAGGCAACCCCCAAAGCCTGCGTTATCTAAAAAGTGTAGCCAGCTTAAGCCCTGCAGCTGGTACGGGCGGAGCGTTGTCTGCAGTTCTTCAGGTGCCGGAACGGCCGGTATGGTTTTTACATCTGAGAGCAGTCTGCTGTAATACGCCACCTCCTGTCTTACCTGCTCATCGAGCATGTGCTGCTCGTAAAGCTCGGCAAGTACAGTGTAGTTTGTTTTAGGTATTTTTAGAGTGTCCTCTTCTATGGTACCCGCTGCAAAATAGCTTTCGAATTTCCGGAGCCATTCTTCCGGTAAAATGCCAAGCGAACCGTCGCCCAGCTCAACGTACTTGCTCTTGTCTTTAACTGCACGGTGCAATTGCGTTAAAGAAGCTTTCTTTTTACCGTAGCGAACAGCCACTTCTGCATTAAACCAGTTCAGGCCACTTGCCACCTGTATATGAATGCGTGCTTTGTGCTGGTTCAGCTTATTTCCTTTAAGTTCGTTAAAGCCCAATACCTTTATGCCCTGCCGGTCCCAGGCGTCGAAGGCATTTAAAAACCAGTTCTCGTCCAGAAAGCAGTTCTTATGCAGGTAAAAGTAGGGCAGTGGGCTTTCGAGTTGTTCCATAAAATCGGGGTGCTGCACCAGAAACAAAGTCATAAGCGCATCCTCCGCCTCCTTGTTCCGCTCTACACCCAGTAATTCGCCGGTATGGTCCTGGATAAAAAGCGGCTTGGTAGAAAGTACAGACACTTCCTTGTCGCGGTAACGCAGCACAGGGTTCAGCATCACATAGTCCTCCATATCCGACAGATAGATCAGCCGCTCCGGCTCTTCGTTAAACCCCGCCTGCTGTAACTGCGATTTGCTGGCTGGCCGCAGGTAAGTATGTTCTATGGGTACATCGTCCTCCATCTGGGACAGCACTTCCACGTTAAACCTCAGAAATTCGTCGGGAGGCAGCACAATGTCATGCTGTTGTTTTCTGAAGTAGCCAATGGAATCCATCAGGTTCTGCTTCTCACTAAAGTACCAGAGGTTGTCCAGTACCAGGAAGTAATCAAACTTTAACTGAATGCGGCTTAAAGGACAAAAAGATCCGTTAATTTTTACGGCTCCTTTTACAGTATAGAAGTCTTCGTCTAAACTTACCTGTATCTTGAAATCGATGGCCGGCTGACTTACCTGAACCGGAAAAATGGACCGGCTGGTAATTTTTTCAGAAATACTGCTATCGTGCAGGTAAAAAGCATAGTTAAAAGGGTTGTTCACCAACGACTGCAGGGCCATAAAATCTGTGGCAGATTTTTCGTAAAAATTCTGCAGCTTCATAATGGCGGTGTAAAACTTCAGTTCCTCCGGTTGCTGCGTCTGCCAGGCAAGTTCGATCGGGTTCAGAATGGTAATCGGGTTCTTCAGCTCGCCCGCATGGCTTACCTGCACCTCGGCCAACTGGGCACTAAACAGGTTATAGTACCTGTGCTTGCCTATCACAATTATAACCTGCTTCTCCGATGGCTGCGCAATTGGTTTACTTTGTACAGAAAGGAAGTGTTTGAAAGCCGCCTCACCCGTATTGTTTCTCCGTGTGAATCCTTCGTAAGCTGTCACCTTCCCCGAAGGTTCATAAGCAGTATCGTGCTGTTCCATGTGATGATAAACTTCCAACCGGCCTCCTAAAGCTGCACCTGCAAAATTACTCCGCTCGCTTTTCCCCAGGGTGGTAAGTTGCTTTAGCTCGTTTCTCTACATCCTCGCGGTAGTAGGCGACATCCTTAAAGGCAACGTCCGCATACCGCTGGGCCTGGTCGTCGAAATGCGGTGAGTCCGGGTTACCGCTTTGTCCGCCGGCCAGCATGCTTTTTGCTTTCACTTTCTCGCCGAACTCGACTACCGCTACAAAGCTGTTGCCGGAGGTGCCGTAAAGCCGTTTGGTATCGTACGCACTAGCGCCATACGAAGCCAGTGCCCCCCAATTTCCGGATGCCATGCCTATCGGCAGGCTCGGCAGGTTATCATTGAAAGGCTGCTTAATTTCACCGTTGATGCGCTGATAACGGTTTATTTCTCCCCAGGGAGTATTCCACTGGCCAAAGTCTTTCTCCAGTTGGCTGACTGTCTGGGCAAAAATATCCAGCCGCTCTTTGGCAGGCGCTGTAGCTGCATAGTACCGGAACCGCTCCATCAGGTTAAGGCCATTGGGCGCACTGCCGCTTTTCAGTAGGGTGGTTGCATAAAAATGAGCCAGCGACATGGCCACCGATTCTTTAGAAACAGCAAAATCCCATTTGCGCATTACCTCCACGGCCTCCTTCAGTTTCGGATCACGGGTGCCTTGCTGATCATATGCCTTTACCAGCCCCGGTATCAGCACCTCAAATCCGGGCAGGTAAGGATCGTAGGCAAGCTGTATCAGCTTATCAAGCGTCAGGTTATCGGCTTTCTCCAGCAGTCGGATGGCATGCACGCCACGAAAGTTTTCAGGAGACTGCGACATGTAAACCGGGTAATCCTGCGGTTTCGGACTATAGGCTCCTGCACTTGTAAAAGGTGTGGAATTGCAGTTCTGAATCCAGCCGTTCGGCGGGTTGATAACACGTATGGTTTCTTCCAGAGAATGTAATCCCTGCCAGTCGGTTTTCGGGTTACTTCCATCCACGGGTTTGGTATAGTTAAAAGAAGTATCGCGTATCGGAAAGAAGTTACCATGGTAATAAGCAATGTTGCCATCTGCATCGGCATACACGGTTCCGTTAGACGAGTTGGTGCGCAGCTGCATCATTTCATTAAACTCTTTCAGATTGCTTTTCTTGGTCCGGGTGTAGGACTGCGTCAGGGCTTCCACCGGCTTCCACATCAGGGCCGTTGCCACCCATTTATCTCCATTCTGATGCGTAATAGGCCCGTGGTGGGTTCTGAACGTCGTAAAAGTCTTCTGCTTCAGTTCATCTCCATCTTTGTAAGCCAGCGTTACTTCAGCAGTGGCAACAGGTCTTTTTTCATCTCCGTAGCGGTAATAGAACTTGCCATTTTCTTTGATAACCGTCTCTTCAAATTCATCTATTACATCGGCATAAGCGGATGTATGCATCCAGCCGGTTTTTTCGTTAAAGCCCTGGTAAATAAAGAACTGACCCCAGGTAACGGCTCCGTAAGCATTCAAGCCTTCTTCACTGACAGCATGCACTTCTCCTCTGAAGAAAAAAGAGGTATGCGGATTAATGAGCAGCATAGCATTACCCGATGCCGTGTGCTTACCTGAAATGGTAAAGCCGTTCGATCCCTTAGGCTCCTCGAGCAAGGCCGGGTGCACAAGGCCATCGCCGTGCTTGTTCAGTCCAAGCGATTTGTTTTCTTCATAGAAAGCCTTTATCCTTTTAGTGGAAACACTTTCGATATCACCGCCGATAGAACCTTCGCTGAAGTACATCGGCATCCAGGGTTCGAAACGGGTAAGTAGTTTGGGCTTAACCTCCGGATGGGTATAGAGGTAGTAGTTAATGCCGTCGGCAAAGGCACGGCAAAGCGCCTTCAGCCACTCCGGGCTTTCCTCGTAGTGCTGCATGGCCTCTTCCTGCGACATATATAACCTGGCGCGCAGGTCGCTATAAAGCATTTCCTCTCCTTCTACCTCTGCCAGCCTGCCGATAGCCCAGGTATAGTTACGCTCTACTCTGTTAAAATCATCTTCGCACTGTGCATACAACAGTCCGAAAACAGCATCGGCATCTGATTTACCGTACACATGCGGCACACCGAAATCATCGCGTATAATGGTAACCCGGGAAGCCTGCTCCTCCCATTTTTTCACCTCGGAGCCGGTGGTTGTTTTTTCTGCCACCGAACAGGAGAAAAGCAGGGCAACAAAAAGAAGTATTTGGCTGGTAGTCTTTACAATGTATTTCATGAGTTCTCTTAAAGAAACAGAAGAACTCCCAATTTAAGCAGTTTTGCTAAAAAATACACTTTAAAGTATACTCCGAAACAGAAAAGGCAGCTTTGCCTTACCCGATTGCTTCGTTCAGGCCGGGCAGCCTGCCGAAACGGTGCAAGGTGGCAATATGAGAGCGTAAGGCATCGCCAAAGGTCTTATTCTCCATATAAGGGATGTTGAACTCAGCGGCTGTTTCTCTCACAATTTCAGAAATGGCAGGATAATGCACATGGCAGACCTTGGGGAAAAGGTGGTGCTCGATCTGATAATTCAGCCCCCCCACATACCAGGACAACCACTTATTGTTACGTGAAAAGTTTACTGTGGTGTGCAGCTGGTGTATGGCCCAGTCGTTTTCGATATTCCCGTTGCTATCCGGCCTCGGATGGCTGGTACCCTCTACCGTATGCGCCAGCTGAAAAATAACTGTCAGCACGATGCCTGCCACAAAATGCATAAGCAGGAAGCCCGCCAGAACCTCCAGAAACGGGATGCCATATACAAGGGTAGGTACAACCAGAATTACAGAAAAGTACACCAGCTTCATCAGGATCAGCTTCAGCAACATCACCTGGTTTTTTTCTTTGGAATTCGGGTTCACGCCTTTCCTGATAAACAGGAAGTACTGCACAAAATCTTTGGCCAGCACCCAGTACAGCGTTAGTAAACCATAGAACAGAAACGCATATACCCACTGCAGCTGATGATAAAACCTGATAGATGTATGCGGCGAAAACCGGAGCACCAGCCTGTCCTGTATGTCTTCGTCCATATCAACTACATTGGTATAGGTATGATGCAGAATATTATGCTGCAGCTTCCAGTTAAAAGCGGAGCCGCCCACCAGGTTCAGTGTGTGGCCCATCCAGCTGTTAACGGCCTGGTTAGAAGAGTAGGCGCCATGGTTGGCATCGTGCATCACGCTCATCCCTATACCAGCTACGCCAAGTCCCATCATAAACCATAAGAACAGGCTCAGAGGTAAACCAGGCGTAAAACTTAGTAACAGCATAAAAGGCAGAATATAACATGCTAGCAGAGCTACACTCTTAACTACCATTTTGGCGTTGGCATTCCGGGAGATTTGGTTCTCTTTAAAATAAGCGTCCACTCTTCTGCGGAGCGTAAGGAAAAACAAGTTCCTGTCTTTGCTTACAAATTTTATTCTACCATCGGGTTTCATATTTTCTGGAATAGGTGTTGGTATCGTCTTTAGCTGGCAAGCTTCACATTTACTGCATTCAGGCCTTTTAACCCTTTTTCCACTTCAAAGCTTACTTTGTCGTTTTCTTTAATTGGTCCGCTCAGAGCGTTCTGATGCACGAAAATGCTTTCCTGGCTTACATGGTCTTTAATAAAACCATAGCCTTTGGAGGTGTTAAAGAAGGTAACAGTTCCCTTTCTGATCAGGGTGGCAGGATCAACGGGCTCTTGCCGCGATACACCGATCTGAATTTCAGACTGGTCTACTACTTTCTTTTTCTTGTTCGGATCAGGAGGAGTAGAAGAGATATTTCCGAATTCATCTACATAAGCCAGCATCTCGTCCAGGTCTTTGCCGTTTCTGGAGCTGGTCTTACGCTCTTCTTTTTTCTGTTCTTTGTCCTGCCTTTTCTTCAGCTTTTTCTTTTCTTTTTCTTTTTTACTAAAAGTTTCCTGTGATCTTCCCATAAAGTTGTTTTAAATTAAATGTAGCTTTTGCTCTTTTTCAAAGGTTGAGAACCTTTATTTAGTATCGAAACAAGAAGTTTGTACCGTTACGTATCCACTTCTCAAAGAAGGTATTATCATTAAATTCGCCTGATACTAGTTCAGAGTCGGTGAATTCTTTAACAGAGCGGGATGTCATAAAACGCTGAAGCGAGTCCTGGTTGGTGGGAGACCAATCTTTACCTTTCTGTAACGCTACACACAGGTATTCACGTGTGGTGGTATCTACTATATATTTTCTATTCATACAAAGTGGTTATGTTGAGCAGGTATGGCTGTTTAGCACATTATTACCTGTAAAAAAACAGAAAAGCCTTACAGGTGTAAGGCTTTTCTGTTATGACTTATATATGAAAACTAAGCACGTTTAACATTAACCGCGTTTAGTCCTTTTCTTCCTTCTTGTAAGTCAAAAGTTACCTCGTCATTTTCTCTGATTTCATTTACAAGGCCAGATACGTGTACGAAGTACTCCTGATCTGAATTTGCTTCTTTGATAAACCCGAACCCTTTCAGGTCATTAAAGAATTTTACTGTTCCTTTATTCATGTTGATTTGTTAATTATATACCTACTACATATTTGAAGGCATATACGTTCATATTTTTTTTCAATTTACAATTAAAAGTTTACAATTCCTGCTTCTGCCACTATTATATTTTTAAGTTCATCTAATAAGCGTACTTGCTCCGGTTATAATGATAGGGAACCGCCAAAAGATTGGCAAATAACCCGTGTCATCTGCAAAATTCCGGAATGGCACCTACCCGGGCAGCTTATCTGCCGTAAAATGCTGATGCACCTTCCAAGTTAAATTAACATGTGCAGTTCTTCTGCTTCCTATATAATTATGACTGTGAAAAAAATCTTACTCAGCACTTTATTTGCACTGCTCACTGCCTTGCCGCTTGCCGCTCAGCATGAGCACCATCATAACCAGCAGCAAATGCCCGATAGCACAGCCCAACACCAGGGCCACCGCATGAATAACCAGCACGATAGCATGCAGATGCCCATGACACATGCTTTTTCACGCAACCTGCCCATGACTCGCAATGCCTCCGGTACCGGCTGGCTGCCGGATGAATCGCCTATGTACGGCCATATGTACCACCGGAGCGACTGGATGTTTATGCTGCACTACAACCTGTTCCTGCGGTATAATAACCAGGATATTTTTAAAGGAGGAAACAGAGGCGACAGCCAGTTTGATGCGCCCAACTGGTTTATGCTGATGGGGCAGCGCTTCGTAGGCAAACGAGGCTTGT contains these protein-coding regions:
- a CDS encoding DEAD/DEAH box helicase, which produces MEQHDTAYEPSGKVTAYEGFTRRNNTGEAAFKHFLSVQSKPIAQPSEKQVIIVIGKHRYYNLFSAQLAEVQVSHAGELKNPITILNPIELAWQTQQPEELKFYTAIMKLQNFYEKSATDFMALQSLVNNPFNYAFYLHDSSISEKITSRSIFPVQVSQPAIDFKIQVSLDEDFYTVKGAVKINGSFCPLSRIQLKFDYFLVLDNLWYFSEKQNLMDSIGYFRKQQHDIVLPPDEFLRFNVEVLSQMEDDVPIEHTYLRPASKSQLQQAGFNEEPERLIYLSDMEDYVMLNPVLRYRDKEVSVLSTKPLFIQDHTGELLGVERNKEAEDALMTLFLVQHPDFMEQLESPLPYFYLHKNCFLDENWFLNAFDAWDRQGIKVLGFNELKGNKLNQHKARIHIQVASGLNWFNAEVAVRYGKKKASLTQLHRAVKDKSKYVELGDGSLGILPEEWLRKFESYFAAGTIEEDTLKIPKTNYTVLAELYEQHMLDEQVRQEVAYYSRLLSDVKTIPAVPAPEELQTTLRPYQLQGLSWLHFLDNAGFGGCLADDMGLGKSVQVIAFMLLLKGRPEKGAHLLVVPTSLLYNWKAEIGRFAPGLKLYVLHGADRAKTADSFDSYDVVMTTYGTLVSDISFLRQYRFHYVFLDESQNIKNIASQRYKAARLLQSRNRIVLSGTPLENNTFDIYAQLSFACPGLLGSRNFFRNTYAIPIDKFKDRRSSAALQARISPFILRRTKQEVATELPEKTEVILYCEMGPEQRKIYDAYEKEFREFISASTEEELPKQSVHVLAGITRLRQICNSPLLLGEDGLYSESSAKIEMLLEQVRAVSKTHKILVFSQFVSMLDLIRKELVKEEIKHAYLTGSTRNRGEVVSRFQEDDATRVFLISLKAGGTGLNLTAADYVFIVDPWWNPAVENQAIDRSYRIGQQKNVIAARLVCPDTVEEKILIMQKNKAKLASNLVQSDDRVFRNFSKQDWLGLTKP
- a CDS encoding acyl-CoA desaturase, with the translated sequence MKPDGRIKFVSKDRNLFFLTLRRRVDAYFKENQISRNANAKMVVKSVALLACYILPFMLLLSFTPGLPLSLFLWFMMGLGVAGIGMSVMHDANHGAYSSNQAVNSWMGHTLNLVGGSAFNWKLQHNILHHTYTNVVDMDEDIQDRLVLRFSPHTSIRFYHQLQWVYAFLFYGLLTLYWVLAKDFVQYFLFIRKGVNPNSKEKNQVMLLKLILMKLVYFSVILVVPTLVYGIPFLEVLAGFLLMHFVAGIVLTVIFQLAHTVEGTSHPRPDSNGNIENDWAIHQLHTTVNFSRNNKWLSWYVGGLNYQIEHHLFPKVCHVHYPAISEIVRETAAEFNIPYMENKTFGDALRSHIATLHRFGRLPGLNEAIG
- a CDS encoding acylase encodes the protein MKYIVKTTSQILLFVALLFSCSVAEKTTTGSEVKKWEEQASRVTIIRDDFGVPHVYGKSDADAVFGLLYAQCEDDFNRVERNYTWAIGRLAEVEGEEMLYSDLRARLYMSQEEAMQHYEESPEWLKALCRAFADGINYYLYTHPEVKPKLLTRFEPWMPMYFSEGSIGGDIESVSTKRIKAFYEENKSLGLNKHGDGLVHPALLEEPKGSNGFTISGKHTASGNAMLLINPHTSFFFRGEVHAVSEEGLNAYGAVTWGQFFIYQGFNEKTGWMHTSAYADVIDEFEETVIKENGKFYYRYGDEKRPVATAEVTLAYKDGDELKQKTFTTFRTHHGPITHQNGDKWVATALMWKPVEALTQSYTRTKKSNLKEFNEMMQLRTNSSNGTVYADADGNIAYYHGNFFPIRDTSFNYTKPVDGSNPKTDWQGLHSLEETIRVINPPNGWIQNCNSTPFTSAGAYSPKPQDYPVYMSQSPENFRGVHAIRLLEKADNLTLDKLIQLAYDPYLPGFEVLIPGLVKAYDQQGTRDPKLKEAVEVMRKWDFAVSKESVAMSLAHFYATTLLKSGSAPNGLNLMERFRYYAATAPAKERLDIFAQTVSQLEKDFGQWNTPWGEINRYQRINGEIKQPFNDNLPSLPIGMASGNWGALASYGASAYDTKRLYGTSGNSFVAVVEFGEKVKAKSMLAGGQSGNPDSPHFDDQAQRYADVAFKDVAYYREDVEKRAKATYHPGEKRAE